The Pseudarthrobacter sp. NS4 genome includes a window with the following:
- a CDS encoding sugar phosphate isomerase/epimerase family protein — MSYSIQLYTLRNEIQEDLAGTIRKVAEIGFTQVEPYDFVATAEELGAALRENGLTAPSGHAPLLSQDQDEIFAAARELGIATVIEPFIPADRWQSAEDIQATAAGLNTAAKKGAEYGIRVGYHNHQWELESMVEGRTALEYFEGLLDPELVLEVDTYWVAVGGQDPVDILTKLGSRVKLIHIKDGPLTTDTKAQVPAGQGKVAVLDVIAAAKSLEVGVVEFDDYSRDIFEGINESLSFLTAAGEGVKA; from the coding sequence ATGTCCTACTCGATTCAGCTCTACACCCTGCGCAACGAAATTCAGGAAGACCTTGCCGGTACCATCAGGAAGGTGGCGGAAATCGGCTTCACCCAGGTGGAGCCCTACGACTTCGTGGCGACAGCCGAAGAACTCGGCGCCGCGCTGAGGGAAAACGGCCTTACCGCGCCTTCCGGCCATGCACCCCTGCTGAGCCAGGACCAGGATGAAATTTTCGCCGCTGCCAGGGAACTCGGTATTGCAACGGTGATCGAACCCTTTATCCCCGCAGACCGCTGGCAGTCCGCCGAAGATATCCAGGCCACGGCCGCCGGGCTCAACACGGCAGCGAAAAAAGGTGCTGAATACGGCATCCGGGTGGGCTACCACAACCATCAGTGGGAGCTGGAGTCGATGGTTGAGGGCCGCACCGCGCTGGAGTATTTCGAAGGCCTGCTGGATCCGGAGCTGGTCCTGGAGGTGGACACGTACTGGGTGGCCGTCGGTGGCCAGGACCCGGTGGACATCCTTACCAAGCTGGGTAGCCGGGTGAAGCTCATCCATATCAAGGACGGCCCGTTGACCACGGATACCAAGGCACAGGTACCGGCAGGCCAGGGCAAGGTGGCAGTCCTGGACGTCATCGCTGCCGCGAAGTCGCTGGAGGTAGGCGTGGTGGAATTCGACGACTACTCCCGTGACATCTTCGAAGGCATCAACGAGAGCCTTTCGTTCCTGACGGCAGCGGGCGAAGGAGTCAAGGCATGA
- a CDS encoding ROK family transcriptional regulator, with product MTNTAAGRATHPDIQGLQGRAGDLFQLLRDGRARTRAELALTTGLARSTVASRIDALIGSGLVGPAGEASSSGGRPPSRFAFNPAARVVLAVDVGATHAVVAVTDLAAGILAERRVEQEVADGAEAVLDRIIALGLELLAEAGRGLGDLAGTGIGLPGPVEHDTGRPVKPPIMPGWDGFNVVEYVQRSLPVPVLVDNDVNIMALGERTAHWPEHDNFLFIKVATGVGAGIISSGQLQRGANGTAGDLGHVRVPRGDNVLCRCGNYGCLEALASGPAVARQLQELGLDAATGADVLRLVRAGSTQAVQALRQAGRDVGDVLATVVNLLNPSMIVIGGSVGEAGEHLVAGIREVVYRRSLPLATAHLRIGISMAGSRAAILGASQMVTQHVLSPDVVEAGLAGSAVAG from the coding sequence ATGACCAATACCGCGGCCGGGCGAGCCACCCACCCCGACATCCAGGGGCTGCAGGGGCGCGCCGGGGATCTTTTCCAGCTCTTGCGTGACGGCCGGGCCCGGACCCGCGCTGAGCTTGCCCTTACCACCGGGCTGGCCCGTTCCACCGTTGCCTCCCGCATCGACGCGCTGATCGGTTCAGGCCTGGTGGGCCCGGCGGGGGAGGCAAGCTCCAGCGGCGGAAGGCCGCCGTCGCGCTTTGCGTTCAACCCCGCCGCACGCGTTGTGCTGGCCGTGGACGTTGGAGCGACCCACGCAGTGGTGGCGGTCACCGACCTTGCCGCCGGCATCCTGGCAGAACGCAGGGTGGAGCAGGAAGTCGCTGATGGTGCTGAGGCCGTTCTTGACCGAATCATTGCCCTCGGGCTCGAGCTGCTTGCGGAAGCGGGCCGCGGCCTGGGGGACCTTGCCGGAACGGGCATTGGCCTGCCCGGCCCCGTCGAACATGACACCGGCAGGCCGGTCAAGCCGCCCATCATGCCCGGCTGGGACGGTTTCAACGTAGTCGAGTACGTCCAGCGCTCGCTGCCCGTCCCCGTCCTGGTGGACAACGACGTTAACATCATGGCACTGGGTGAACGCACGGCCCACTGGCCGGAGCACGACAACTTCCTTTTCATCAAGGTTGCCACCGGGGTAGGGGCAGGCATCATCAGCAGCGGCCAGCTGCAGCGCGGCGCCAATGGCACCGCAGGCGACCTGGGCCATGTGCGCGTCCCGCGCGGTGACAACGTCCTGTGCCGCTGCGGCAACTACGGCTGCCTTGAGGCGCTCGCTTCCGGACCCGCCGTCGCCCGCCAGCTCCAGGAGCTAGGCCTGGATGCGGCAACGGGAGCCGACGTGCTTCGGCTGGTGCGCGCGGGCAGCACGCAGGCCGTACAGGCTCTGCGCCAGGCCGGGCGCGACGTTGGCGATGTCCTGGCCACCGTGGTCAACCTGCTCAACCCGTCCATGATCGTGATCGGCGGCAGCGTCGGGGAGGCGGGGGAACACCTGGTGGCCGGGATCCGTGAAGTGGTGTACCGGCGCTCCCTGCCATTGGCCACCGCCCACCTGCGCATCGGCATCTCGATGGCCGGTTCCCGCGCCGCAATCCTCGGCGCCAGCCAGATGGTTACCCAGCACGTGCTGTCACCGGACGTCGTCGAGGCGGGGCTTGCGGGGAGCGCTGTGGCCGGCTGA
- a CDS encoding BCCT family transporter, translating to MAINSEITSPKPNERPADNDPLDAPARPDPESTGSTLQETETTVLPETEEYEQILEELRQGKTEQAVSERRNRRHILDKVTFGITGVFAIAFVVWGFVGKDNLAATSTGALNWVMEYTGWLFMITASIFVVFVLWLALGKFGNIPLGKDGEKPEFRTVSWIAMLFAAGMGIGLMFYGVAEPLYHFVSPPPGTVDGRTPEAIQTAMATSIFHWALHPWAMYAVVGIAMAYGSFRLGRRQLISAAFTSLFGIKRVEGPIGKFINILAILATLFGTAASLGLGAMQIGNGLTSNGWLGEIGTPVLVVIIAILTCGFVASAVSGISRGIQWLSNINMILAATLALIVFVAGPTLFILNLIPSAVGDYTRDLAEMSSRTEAVGDEALRSWMSSWTIFYWAWWISWTPFVGLFIARISRGRTIRQFVTGVLLVPSVVTVIWFSIFGGAAFDIQREADKAGTPGLVTMVDGAPSISFDGALFDVIKNLGMPGWAVTAVIVLAMVLIANFFVTSADSASIVIASLSSNGANDPSRRLVIFWGLLTGAVASVMLLAGGDEPAAALSGLQRITIVAALPFVIVMLLLCFALLKDLRRDPLSLRRRLADNVVERAIRTGVEQHNGVQFDLVTRHECGETCPDSGSCPGGSPGRETVTK from the coding sequence ATGGCAATCAACAGTGAAATAACGTCCCCCAAACCGAACGAACGTCCCGCGGACAACGACCCGCTGGATGCTCCTGCACGCCCGGACCCCGAAAGCACGGGAAGCACACTTCAAGAAACCGAAACAACTGTTCTCCCCGAGACAGAAGAATACGAGCAGATCCTGGAGGAGCTGCGCCAGGGCAAAACGGAGCAGGCCGTCTCCGAACGCCGTAACCGCAGACACATCCTTGACAAAGTCACCTTCGGGATCACGGGCGTCTTCGCCATCGCCTTTGTGGTCTGGGGCTTCGTCGGAAAGGATAACCTCGCCGCGACCTCCACCGGGGCCCTCAACTGGGTCATGGAGTACACCGGGTGGCTTTTCATGATCACGGCTTCGATCTTTGTGGTCTTTGTCCTGTGGCTTGCCCTCGGCAAGTTCGGCAACATCCCGCTGGGCAAGGACGGCGAGAAGCCGGAATTCCGGACGGTATCCTGGATCGCGATGCTCTTTGCCGCTGGCATGGGCATCGGGCTGATGTTCTACGGCGTGGCCGAACCCCTCTACCACTTCGTCTCCCCACCACCGGGGACGGTGGACGGAAGGACCCCCGAGGCCATCCAAACGGCTATGGCCACCTCGATCTTCCACTGGGCCCTGCACCCTTGGGCGATGTACGCAGTAGTGGGCATCGCCATGGCCTACGGAAGCTTCCGCCTGGGCCGCAGGCAGCTCATCTCCGCAGCCTTCACCTCGCTCTTCGGCATCAAGAGGGTAGAAGGACCTATCGGAAAATTCATCAACATCCTGGCCATCTTGGCCACCCTCTTCGGAACTGCGGCTTCACTGGGCCTGGGCGCAATGCAGATCGGCAACGGCCTGACCTCGAACGGCTGGCTTGGAGAAATTGGCACCCCGGTACTCGTGGTGATCATCGCAATCCTGACATGCGGCTTCGTCGCCTCCGCCGTTTCGGGCATCAGCCGCGGCATCCAATGGCTCTCGAACATCAACATGATCCTGGCCGCCACCCTGGCCTTGATCGTCTTCGTCGCAGGTCCCACCCTGTTCATCCTCAACCTGATCCCTTCGGCCGTCGGTGACTACACCCGCGACCTCGCGGAAATGTCGTCCCGCACGGAGGCCGTAGGCGATGAGGCCCTGCGCAGCTGGATGTCCAGCTGGACCATCTTCTACTGGGCATGGTGGATCTCCTGGACGCCGTTTGTAGGACTGTTCATTGCCCGCATCAGCCGCGGCCGCACCATCCGCCAGTTCGTCACGGGCGTGCTGCTGGTTCCCAGCGTCGTCACCGTCATCTGGTTCAGCATCTTCGGCGGGGCAGCTTTCGACATCCAGCGCGAGGCCGATAAGGCAGGCACGCCGGGCCTGGTTACCATGGTGGACGGAGCCCCGTCCATTAGTTTCGACGGAGCACTCTTCGATGTGATCAAGAACCTGGGCATGCCGGGTTGGGCAGTCACCGCCGTCATAGTGCTGGCCATGGTCCTCATTGCAAACTTCTTCGTCACCAGTGCCGACTCGGCCTCTATCGTGATAGCTTCGTTGAGCTCCAACGGCGCCAATGACCCATCCCGGCGCCTGGTCATCTTCTGGGGCCTGCTCACCGGCGCGGTGGCTTCCGTCATGCTCCTGGCCGGAGGTGATGAACCCGCCGCGGCACTGTCAGGACTTCAACGCATCACTATTGTGGCGGCCCTGCCCTTCGTAATCGTTATGTTGTTGCTCTGTTTCGCTCTCCTCAAGGACCTCCGCCGCGACCCGCTCTCCTTGCGTCGCCGGCTGGCCGACAACGTGGTGGAACGGGCCATCCGCACGGGAGTCGAGCAACACAACGGCGTCCAGTTCGACCTCGTGACACGGCACGAATGCGGCGAAACGTGCCCTGACTCAGGCTCCTGCCCCGGGGGAAGCCCCGGTAGGGAAACCGTTACGAAGTAG
- a CDS encoding NAD(P)/FAD-dependent oxidoreductase — protein sequence MQTLAIVGASLAGLSAARAARAQGFAGRLVIIGDEQHRPYDRPPLSKDFLLGTITSEDLFLETADDGLQAEWILGVAAVGLDAASRTIKLSDGQSVAADGVVIATGARCRQLPALAGLDNVSNLRTIADAERLAPRLVAGDRMVIIGAGFIGAEVASAAAARGMDVTMINNNPLPFTAQLGPDMGATVARLHTANGVNLVCGTAIESIDTSESSVTGLRLADGRYLPADVMVVGIGAEPNVEWLEGSGVELRDGVLCDSMGRTNIPGIVAVGDCAAWFEVGTGKHRRVEHWTGALERSALAVQALLDDDAPQQPLKPPYFWSDQHGVKIQFAGHSAGYDRLEIEAGNPEEHSFLAVYYLSDTPVAVLGMNQPRLFTKWRRSIGTPVARPAPAPLAVSAAS from the coding sequence ATGCAGACGCTTGCGATCGTGGGAGCCTCCCTGGCCGGCCTTTCAGCCGCCCGGGCGGCACGCGCTCAAGGCTTCGCCGGACGGCTGGTCATCATTGGCGATGAACAGCACCGTCCCTACGACAGGCCCCCTCTCTCCAAGGACTTCCTCTTGGGCACTATTACGTCCGAGGACCTGTTCCTGGAAACGGCTGACGACGGGCTCCAGGCGGAATGGATCCTTGGCGTTGCCGCCGTGGGCCTCGACGCCGCCAGCCGGACTATAAAGCTTTCAGATGGGCAATCGGTGGCCGCTGACGGAGTCGTCATCGCCACCGGTGCCCGTTGCCGCCAGCTTCCCGCACTGGCCGGCCTGGACAATGTCTCCAACCTCCGCACCATTGCCGACGCCGAACGCCTGGCACCGCGGCTGGTTGCCGGGGACCGCATGGTCATCATCGGGGCAGGCTTCATCGGAGCAGAGGTTGCCTCCGCCGCCGCAGCACGCGGCATGGATGTCACCATGATCAACAACAACCCGCTCCCCTTCACGGCCCAGCTGGGACCGGACATGGGCGCAACGGTGGCCAGGCTGCACACCGCCAACGGCGTCAATCTCGTCTGCGGGACGGCGATCGAGTCCATCGACACGTCGGAAAGCTCGGTCACCGGGCTCCGGCTGGCTGATGGACGCTACCTTCCCGCCGATGTCATGGTGGTGGGAATCGGTGCCGAACCCAACGTGGAGTGGCTGGAAGGCTCCGGGGTTGAGCTCCGCGACGGCGTACTGTGCGACTCCATGGGACGCACAAACATCCCGGGCATCGTCGCAGTCGGAGACTGCGCTGCCTGGTTCGAGGTTGGCACGGGCAAGCACCGCCGGGTTGAGCACTGGACCGGCGCCCTGGAACGCTCGGCCCTCGCCGTCCAGGCGCTGCTGGACGACGATGCCCCGCAGCAGCCGCTGAAGCCGCCTTACTTCTGGTCTGACCAGCACGGGGTGAAAATCCAGTTCGCGGGCCATTCCGCCGGGTACGACCGGCTTGAGATAGAAGCCGGCAACCCGGAGGAGCACAGCTTCCTTGCCGTCTACTACCTAAGCGATACCCCGGTGGCAGTGCTTGGCATGAACCAGCCCAGGCTCTTCACCAAGTGGCGCCGCAGCATCGGGACACCCGTTGCCCGGCCGGCTCCTGCACCGCTTGCGGTTTCGGCAGCATCCTAG
- a CDS encoding aromatic ring-hydroxylating oxygenase subunit alpha: protein MTTEVTTPSLIPTLSGLTYVDEAVFRAEQERIFEQMWFCAIRSADLDKAGAWKTVQIGRESVLISRTRKGAIRAFYNVCRHRGVKLCMEEQGEAARSFQCPYHAWTYDFEGKLIAAPNLTKMPDIDRDEYGLVKVHVREYLGYVWVCLADEPPSFEEDVMGAIEERLGDLKAIEGYDVANLALGRRIRYDVKANWKLIIENFMECYHCATIHPELTEVLPEFADGLAAQYFVGHGAEFGEDVKGFTVDGSEGLDVIPGVGEDQDRRYYAITIKPTVFVNLVPDHVIIHRMFPLAADHTIVECDWLYLPSVVESGKDVSASVELFHRVNMQDFDACERCQPGMASKTYAKGGVLVPSEHHIGAFHDWIQEKVGDVQHSGDVRMGITADTPPLIERAQTLERNEAHTAPAS, encoded by the coding sequence TTGACCACAGAAGTGACCACCCCGAGTTTGATTCCTACGTTGTCGGGTTTGACGTATGTGGATGAGGCGGTGTTCCGTGCGGAGCAGGAGCGGATTTTTGAGCAGATGTGGTTCTGTGCCATCCGTTCTGCGGATCTGGACAAGGCCGGTGCGTGGAAAACGGTTCAGATCGGCCGGGAGTCGGTGTTGATCAGCCGTACCCGCAAGGGCGCTATCCGCGCTTTTTACAATGTCTGCCGGCACCGTGGTGTGAAGCTGTGCATGGAGGAGCAGGGCGAAGCTGCCCGTTCGTTCCAGTGCCCGTACCACGCCTGGACGTATGACTTTGAGGGCAAGCTCATCGCCGCGCCGAACCTGACCAAGATGCCGGACATCGACCGGGACGAGTACGGCCTGGTGAAGGTCCACGTCCGCGAGTACCTGGGTTATGTGTGGGTGTGTTTGGCTGATGAGCCGCCGTCGTTCGAAGAGGACGTCATGGGCGCCATCGAGGAGCGCCTGGGTGACCTGAAGGCGATCGAGGGCTACGACGTGGCGAACCTGGCCCTGGGCCGGCGGATCAGGTACGACGTGAAGGCGAACTGGAAGCTCATCATTGAGAACTTCATGGAGTGTTACCACTGTGCCACCATCCACCCGGAACTGACCGAGGTGCTGCCGGAGTTCGCCGACGGGCTGGCCGCGCAGTACTTTGTGGGCCACGGTGCGGAGTTCGGTGAGGACGTCAAGGGCTTCACCGTGGACGGCTCCGAGGGCCTGGACGTGATTCCCGGGGTGGGCGAGGACCAGGACCGTCGCTACTACGCGATCACCATCAAGCCCACCGTGTTCGTGAACCTGGTCCCGGATCATGTGATCATCCACCGGATGTTCCCGCTGGCCGCTGACCACACCATCGTCGAATGCGACTGGCTCTACCTGCCCTCGGTGGTCGAGTCCGGCAAGGACGTCTCGGCGTCCGTGGAGCTGTTCCACCGGGTGAACATGCAGGACTTCGACGCGTGCGAGCGCTGCCAGCCCGGCATGGCCTCCAAGACCTACGCCAAGGGCGGCGTGCTGGTCCCCAGCGAGCACCACATCGGCGCGTTCCACGACTGGATCCAGGAAAAAGTCGGCGACGTGCAGCACTCAGGGGACGTCCGCATGGGCATCACCGCGGACACCCCGCCGCTGATCGAACGGGCCCAAACCCTCGAACGCAACGAAGCCCACACAGCCCCGGCCTCCTAA
- the fdhD gene encoding formate dehydrogenase accessory sulfurtransferase FdhD, translating to MARMTQRRKIHRFRLDGSATEHPVRFKEDVLAAEEPLEIRLSGRSFSVTMRTPGDDFDLVAGFLVSEGVIRHQSELVSLRFCAGRNGDVQTFNVVDAQLAPDVPMPDTMRHVYTSSSCGICGTESIDAVRKTLHFDPSQDGLRIPVDVLAELPERLREAQAVFDKTGGVHAAGLFRVDGDEPELLCVREDVGRHNAVDKVVGWALRQGLLPLRGTVLQVSGRASFELVQKAALAGIPVLAAVSAPSSLAADLAEEMGVTLVGFSRGHSLNVYAGRDRVGRPRNAARQENDTLQLPA from the coding sequence ATGGCACGCATGACCCAGCGCCGGAAGATCCACCGGTTCCGTTTGGATGGGTCCGCCACCGAACACCCCGTCCGGTTCAAGGAAGACGTCCTGGCCGCTGAGGAACCGCTCGAGATCAGGCTTTCCGGCCGCTCCTTTTCCGTCACCATGAGGACTCCCGGGGATGACTTCGACCTGGTGGCCGGATTCCTCGTCTCCGAGGGCGTCATCCGCCACCAGTCGGAGCTGGTCTCCCTGCGCTTCTGCGCCGGAAGGAATGGCGACGTCCAGACCTTCAACGTGGTTGACGCCCAGTTGGCGCCGGACGTGCCCATGCCGGACACCATGCGGCACGTCTACACATCCAGTTCCTGTGGCATCTGCGGGACCGAGTCCATCGACGCCGTCCGCAAGACCCTTCACTTCGACCCCTCCCAGGACGGGCTGCGGATACCCGTCGACGTCCTGGCCGAATTGCCGGAGAGGCTGCGCGAAGCCCAGGCCGTCTTCGACAAGACGGGAGGCGTCCATGCGGCTGGCCTGTTCAGGGTGGACGGCGACGAACCGGAACTGCTGTGCGTGCGGGAGGACGTAGGCCGCCACAACGCCGTCGATAAGGTGGTGGGCTGGGCACTGCGGCAGGGGCTGCTGCCACTGCGGGGCACGGTACTGCAGGTGTCCGGCCGGGCCTCTTTCGAGCTCGTCCAGAAAGCCGCCCTGGCAGGGATCCCGGTCCTGGCCGCCGTCAGTGCTCCATCAAGCCTGGCCGCCGACCTCGCTGAAGAAATGGGAGTGACCCTGGTGGGATTCAGCCGGGGACACAGCCTCAACGTCTACGCGGGCCGGGACCGGGTAGGGCGCCCCCGCAATGCGGCACGCCAGGAAAACGACACCCTCCAGCTTCCCGCCTGA
- a CDS encoding molybdopterin molybdotransferase MoeA, protein MFTEELLPGASASCAPGVHGASPTWAEARQLAFDCAGPLPAVSLPLGDAAGRVLTRAVTALQDLPHYASSAMDGWAVNGPGPWLLPNTGQPLPPPGALPPNHARVIATGGLVPAGAAAILRRESGQVATDGAGNAVLTLGPDARQGEPHPGQHIRPAGEEAGAGEVLLPVGTVLNPGHIALAAVAGHDEVQVRARPTVAVVLTGGEVVTQGLPAPGQVRDTFGPQLGTVVSLLGGTPLSPVRIGDSFSEWLSALNGPAEATGERAEVIITTGGTGRSGTDHFRAAIAALGGELLLDGIAMRPGHPAVLAGLPDGRFVVGLPGNPLAAMMALLTIAAPLLAALEGRQLPPLHHVLSGSDIGPDGGRTRLIPCRFLSGLAFPVQHTGPGMMRGLAWADGVMAVPPAGVDSGEPVPVLPLPWTQPTETTESRNRREHTPWHA, encoded by the coding sequence ATGTTCACCGAAGAACTCCTACCCGGTGCATCCGCTTCCTGCGCACCGGGCGTGCACGGCGCGTCTCCAACGTGGGCTGAAGCCCGCCAGCTGGCCTTCGACTGCGCGGGGCCGCTCCCGGCGGTGTCCCTCCCGCTGGGCGATGCCGCGGGCCGCGTCCTGACCCGCGCTGTCACCGCACTGCAGGACCTTCCACACTATGCTTCGTCCGCAATGGATGGCTGGGCGGTGAACGGTCCAGGCCCCTGGCTCCTTCCCAATACCGGACAGCCCCTACCGCCCCCCGGGGCCCTGCCGCCGAACCATGCGAGGGTCATTGCGACCGGAGGCCTGGTACCGGCCGGTGCCGCTGCCATCCTGCGCAGGGAAAGCGGCCAAGTGGCCACGGACGGAGCGGGCAATGCCGTTCTCACACTTGGCCCCGACGCACGCCAAGGCGAGCCACACCCCGGCCAGCACATACGCCCCGCAGGCGAAGAGGCCGGGGCGGGCGAGGTACTCCTGCCCGTCGGCACCGTCCTCAACCCGGGGCACATAGCCCTGGCAGCTGTAGCGGGCCACGACGAAGTACAGGTCCGCGCCCGGCCCACAGTCGCCGTCGTACTCACTGGCGGCGAAGTGGTGACACAAGGCCTTCCCGCACCTGGACAGGTCAGGGACACCTTTGGCCCGCAACTGGGTACGGTTGTTTCACTGCTCGGAGGCACTCCCCTCAGCCCCGTTAGGATCGGCGACTCCTTCAGCGAATGGCTTTCCGCCCTCAATGGCCCTGCCGAGGCGACCGGTGAACGCGCCGAGGTCATCATCACAACAGGTGGCACCGGCCGGTCCGGCACCGACCACTTCCGTGCGGCCATAGCCGCCCTGGGCGGCGAACTGCTGCTGGACGGGATCGCCATGCGCCCCGGCCACCCCGCTGTGCTGGCCGGACTCCCTGATGGCCGCTTCGTCGTCGGGTTGCCGGGGAATCCGCTGGCAGCCATGATGGCGCTCCTGACCATCGCCGCGCCGCTGCTGGCGGCCCTTGAAGGCCGGCAGCTGCCTCCGTTGCACCATGTCCTCTCCGGAAGCGACATCGGCCCTGACGGGGGACGCACGCGGTTGATCCCCTGCAGGTTCCTTTCCGGGCTGGCCTTTCCGGTCCAGCACACGGGTCCCGGCATGATGCGCGGCCTGGCGTGGGCCGACGGCGTTATGGCCGTCCCGCCGGCCGGCGTGGACTCAGGCGAACCTGTTCCCGTTCTCCCGCTTCCGTGGACGCAGCCAACTGAAACCACCGAATCCAGGAACAGGCGGGAGCACACACCATGGCACGCATGA
- a CDS encoding methylenetetrahydrofolate reductase, translating to MDAEPGVRVRLEVVPSASLLDQLPKVYPAPGSVSVTCLPHHGPARTVAASVRLARLGYSVVPHVAARSIGSEEELHGFLRQLLEAGVSELFIVAGDRRTPEGPYAWSGQLLDAVKAFSPLLTIGIAGYPEGHPGITAGGLKASLDSKAPLASSLVTQMCFSADDITRYLDGLVHSGPHLPVWVGIPGPVSTGKLVAMAARLGVGRSIKLAHGTGMARALWNRQHLLQYDSAGLAGKVHRKLGGHPLFAGFHIYTFNDFSGLPGLLERVPAVPIPAPEKLDKGVPTH from the coding sequence ATGGACGCGGAACCGGGTGTACGGGTGAGGCTGGAAGTTGTCCCGTCGGCAAGCCTGCTGGACCAGCTCCCAAAGGTTTACCCGGCCCCCGGTTCCGTCAGCGTCACGTGCCTTCCCCACCATGGCCCGGCACGGACGGTCGCTGCCTCCGTCCGGCTGGCACGTCTGGGGTACAGCGTGGTGCCGCACGTCGCTGCGCGGAGTATTGGCAGCGAGGAAGAGCTGCACGGCTTCCTGCGGCAACTGCTCGAGGCCGGAGTATCAGAGCTGTTTATTGTTGCCGGCGACCGCCGGACACCCGAAGGACCGTACGCCTGGAGCGGGCAGCTCCTGGACGCCGTAAAAGCGTTCTCCCCACTTCTCACGATCGGTATCGCCGGTTACCCGGAAGGACATCCGGGGATCACTGCAGGCGGGTTGAAAGCGAGCCTGGACTCCAAGGCGCCGCTGGCTTCTTCCCTGGTCACGCAGATGTGCTTCTCAGCTGACGACATCACCCGCTACCTCGACGGCCTGGTCCACAGCGGGCCGCATCTGCCCGTATGGGTCGGGATCCCCGGACCCGTTTCGACCGGGAAGCTGGTTGCGATGGCAGCGCGGCTCGGAGTGGGCCGCTCCATCAAACTGGCCCATGGAACCGGAATGGCCAGGGCGCTGTGGAACCGGCAGCACCTGCTGCAGTATGACAGCGCTGGACTTGCCGGGAAGGTACACCGAAAGCTCGGGGGCCACCCACTCTTCGCCGGCTTCCACATCTACACTTTCAACGATTTTTCGGGGCTGCCCGGCCTGCTGGAGCGGGTTCCGGCAGTTCCCATTCCGGCTCCGGAAAAGCTGGACAAAGGTGTCCCAACTCACTAA